One window from the genome of Amaranthus tricolor cultivar Red isolate AtriRed21 chromosome 9, ASM2621246v1, whole genome shotgun sequence encodes:
- the LOC130823362 gene encoding receptor-like protein 7 → MGLLSFLCLLISIIALFIRCNSVSYLQPSCADHERLSLYKFIQSFRVDCNYKFSPFARPKVRSWSLVDKGDGCCSWDGVKCDEETGHVIGLDLSSSCLHGTFPPKSSLFELTYLIDLNLADNHFNYSQIPSKIDKFHNLRRLNLSNSAFSGQIPLGISKLSQLTVLDLSNNDDFSVYSDFNLRLDDPTFDMLVRNLTSLQILNLQQVDISSPFPTILTNLTSLKVLSLELCDVYGELPPEIFRLPQLEILNLRGNTDLTGSLPHSQWSSSLKQLHLCFTALSGEFPPSIGKLPQLEILEAARCQFSGLLPSSLGNLTMLTMFNLIDNNFQSDISFSITNLTNLHFLVLPSLNVRPGELLSQLHKLHKLTGLGLSGLKLDSEIASLLVNFTKIQLLDLGNTNLKGPFPKWLANLTQLTDLYLNDNELEGPIPQWVSHLTNLNLLHLSKTNLLVEFDTFFSLKNLVDLDLSGTKVSFPPNSETNSSLLKLENLQLSRCNLIEFPQVLRYQNRLQYLSLDDNNIWGRIPQWFVDITKDSLSIITLSGNNLIGFEQPTIVLPWNNLKVVDLSFNKLKGQLPIPPVSTKHYSVSSNLFSGDIPNQICNARFLRSLDLSKNKMSGKIPYCIISQLGDHLQVLDLRSNNIHGAIPQAFSSSCRLKMINLSQNQLQGELPRSLVNCSMLEVLDIGRNHVNDTFPSWLGRLPKLQVLVLGHNSFHGSVVDPESDLDFRFLRILDLSHNLLTGDLPSRYLQNFHEMCVSKEDQSTYSYTKITFFSKVGPKIFENEKILEYSITLTNKGNERLYVKILKLFKVMDLSSNNFTGRIPNIIGNLQGLQALNLSNNNLNGRIPSSLANITDLESLDLSMNILSEEIPPGLLQLTFLEVFNVSYNQLEGPIPEANQFSTFDANSYVGNLGLCGSLISKKCSNIGNAPLQKDTIDEGNQDSELVDWIIRLLGCLSGCIVGYVIGKQYITDKYNEWFMETFGRHRPKRRVQKASRQRR, encoded by the coding sequence ATGGGGTTACTGTCATTTCTGTGCTTGCTTATTTCAATTATAGCATTATTCATACGCTGTAATTCAGTGTCTTACTTGCAGCCCTCATGCGCTGATCATGAGCGACTGTCGTTATATAAGTTCATACAGAGTTTCCGCGTTGATTGTAACTATAAGTTTTCTCCTTTTGCGCGTCCTAAGGTAAGATCATGGAGCCTTGTCGACAAAGGGGACGGCTGTTGTTCATGGGATGGAGTAAAGTGCGATGAAGAAACAGGTCATGTGATAGGGCTTGACCTCAGTAGCAGTTGCCTTCATGGCACATTCCCTCCAAAGAGTTCCCTCTTTGAGCTTACTTATCTTATAGACCTTAATCTTGCTGATAATCATTTCAACTATTCTCAAATCCCTTCTAAAATTGACAAGTTTCACAACTTAAGAAGACTTAACCTTTCTAATTCAGCATTTAGTGGGCAAATACCATTAGGTATCTCAAAATTGTCTCAGCTCACTGTCTTAGATCTTTCGAACAATGATGATTTTTCGGTTTATAGTGATTTTAATTTGAGACTCGATGATCCCACCTTCGACATGTTAGTTCGGAACCTAACTAGTTTACAAATACTTAACCTGCAACAAGTTGATATATCCTCCCCATTTCCGACCATCCTCACAAACCTCACCTCTTTGAAAGTGTTGTCGTTAGAACTATGTGATGTGTATGGTGAGCTTCCACCAGAGATCTTTCGGTTACCTCAGCTTGAAATCCTAAATTTGCGAGGCAACACCGACCTCACTGGATCTCTTCCTCATTCCCAATGGAGTAGTTCTCTCAAACAACTTCACCTTTGTTTCACAGCACTTTCAGGAGAGTTTCCGCCTTCAATTGGGAAACTACCTCAACTAGAAATACTCGAAGCAGCACGTTGTCAATTCTCAGGACTGCTTCCGTCTTCTCTTGGGAACCTAACAATGCTCACTATGTTCAATCTTATCGACAATAATTTCCAAAGTGACATCTCTTTCTCCATCACAAATCTAACAAACCTTCACTTCTTAGTTCTACCATCTCTCAATGTAAGGCCTGGTGAACTATTGTCACAGTTGCATAAGTTGCATAAACTGACCGGCCTAGGCCTTTCCGGACTGAAACTAGACTCTGAGATCGCGTCGTTACTAGTAAATTTTACGAAAATCCAACTTCTTGATCTAGGAAATACTAACTTAAAGGGTCCATTTCCAAAATGGTTGGCTAATCTGACTCAGTTAACTGACTTATATCTGAATGATAATGAACTAGAGGGTCCAATACCACAGTGGGTATCCCACCTCACTAATCTTAATTTACTACACTTATCCAAAACCAACTTGCTTGTTGAATTTGACACATTTTTTAGCCTAAAAAATCTTGTTGATCTGGATTTATCTGGTACCAAGGTATCTTTTCCTCCTAATTCCGAGACAAATTCCTCTCTTCTAAAACTCGAGAACTTGCAACTTTCTCGATGCAACTTGATCGAATTTCCACAAGTTCTGCGTTATCAAAATCGATTGCAATACTTGTCACTTGACGATAACAACATATGGGGTAGAATACCGCAATGGTTCGTGGACATAACTAAAGATAGCCTCTCAATAATCACTCTTTCTGGAAACAATTTGATAGGTTTTGAACAACCTACAATAGTTCTTCCATGGAACAATTTGAAAGTAGTTGATCTAAGCTTTAATAAGTTGAAAGGTCAGCTCCCTATTCCGCCAGTATCTACAAAGCACTATTCCGTGTCATCAAACTTGTTCAGCGGAGATATTCCCAACCAAATTTGCAATGCAAGATTTCTACGCTCACTCGACTtatcaaaaaacaaaatgagTGGGAAAATACCATATTGCATCATAAGCCAGCTTGGTGACCATCTGCAAGTGTTAGACTTACGAAGCAACAATATCCATGGAGCCATCCCGCAAGCATTTTCTTCGTCCTGCAGATTGAAGATGATTAATTTGAGCCAAAACCAACTACAAGGTGAGCTCCCAAGATCACTGGTTAACTGTTCAATGCTCGAGGTGCTTGACATAGGGAGAAATCATGTCAATGATACTTTCCCATCATGGTTAGGGAGACTTCCAAAGTTGCAAGTTCTTGTTCTGGGCCATAACAGCTTTCATGGAAGTGTTGTAGACCCAGAATCTGATCTTGATTTTCGCTTCTTGCGTATTCTTGACCTGTCCCACAATCTTCTCACCGGTGATCTACCATCTAGGTATCTtcaaaattttcatgaaatgtgtGTCTCAAAGGAAGATCAATCTACTTACTCATATACCAAGATAACTTTTTTCTCAAAGGTGGGTCCTAAGATATTTGAGAATGAAAAAATACTCGAATACTCCATTACTTTAACAAACAAAGGCAATGAAAGACTTTATGTaaagattttaaaattgttcaaagTCATGGACTTGTCTAGTAATAACTTCACAGGCAGGATTCCTAACATAATTGGGAATCTACAAGGGCTACAAGCACTCAACTTATCCAACAACAATCTCAATGGAAGGATCCCATCCTCACTAGCCAATATAACTGACCTTGAATCATTGGATCTTTCCATGAACATTCTCTCGGAAGAAATTCCTCCTGGACTGTTACAACTAACATTTCTCGAGGTTTTCAATGTTTCGTACAATCAACTTGAAGGTCCAATACCAGAAGCAAACCAATTCAGTACATTTGATGCTAACTCTTATGTGGGGAACTTAGGATTATGTGGAAGTCTTATATCCAAGAAGTGTAGCAATATAGGTAATGCACCACTGCAAAAAGACACAATTGATGAAGGCAATCAGGACTCTGAACTGGTTGATTGGATCATCAGATTACTTGGGTGTCTTAGTGGTTGCATAGTTGGTTATGTTATTGGGAAACAGTACATCACTGACAAGTACAATGAATGGTTCATGGAGACCTTTGGAAGACATAGGCCCAAGAGAAGAGTGCAGAAAGCTTCAAGACAAAGGAGATGA
- the LOC130824644 gene encoding protein OXIDATIVE STRESS 3-like, which yields MSHDILCKNDIKEISEMGKEAEDRSTNINTFQMSPTSQKLIEGSNYQKNCLKIITEKGVNIDITEENSSSSITSFSSSDLMEDANSSSTTSSASSSSNGPLFQLSDLMDQLPIKRGLSKYYQGKSQSFTSLTSVESLEDLPKKKNPYNYNKRIKLCRSYCRGFDTKKLCSPKPAISKNNSRNTSFPSLPKISCSNNLIISSCRPPHSLPPVQKHF from the exons ATGTCACACGATATTTTATGCAAGAATGATATAAAAGAAATATCTGAAATGGGAAAAGAAGCAGAAGATAGGAGTACAAACATAAACACTTTTCAAATGTCTCCAACATCCCAGAAACTGATTGAAGGAAGTAATTATCAGAAAAATTGTTTAAAGATTATAACAGAGAAAGGTGTTAATATTGACATAACAGAGGAAAATTCAAGTAGTTCTATCACCAGTTTTTCATCTTCAGATTTAATGGAGGATGCAAATTCATCATCTACTACTTCTTCcgcttcttcatcttcaaatgGACCTCTGTTTCAGTTGTCAGATCTTATGGATCAACTTCCCATCAA GAGAGGACTTTCAAAGTACTACCAAGGGAAATCTCAGTCATTTACATCACTAACAAGTGTGGAAAGCTTAGAAGATctaccaaagaaaaagaatccTTACAATTACAACAAAAGGATAAAATTATGCAGGAGTTATTGTAGAGGTTTTGACACTAAGAAATTGTGCAGTCCAAAACCTGCCATTTCTAAAAACAATTCAAGGAATACTTCTTTTCCATCACTACCCAAAATTAGTTGTAGTAATAATCTCATCATCTCTTCTTGTAGACCTCCTCATTCTCTTCCTCCAGTACAAaaacatttttaa